The Megalops cyprinoides isolate fMegCyp1 chromosome 12, fMegCyp1.pri, whole genome shotgun sequence genome contains a region encoding:
- the LOC118786609 gene encoding uncharacterized protein LOC118786609, with product MKPQEAQLIREISELQSMVSELKGGFSRALLELTQIQNGDTRLREDLDQAKQHCNQQALHLQAQVYSLKVELQEVRQQMRQFHDNQQKLQQGLQLAQLGRVLGLTQTQRNSRERRVGGGTQRDSVAPGNLLLHGYLQGLQAGRCPRTETPAMFQVSPEPPGPTSFLINHCNTDLLQDSSVEDRRQQVAVDLLHSEQEYLSTLYQLHNKYKVLSAMPKNQESCQTFLACLEQLSHHHLLFRNALEDRLFGRRWQGLLGDMFAKLTCQNDCTFSDMYLGYLRKLPEVLSSFHHSDGIIHNFQGCLGEKEELQQVSFLLAPILRIHSYLNCMQDLLQWTGREHPDHYLLQVSERTLRHFLSQCHVILEKDGLEGDKRVAEYSNTSSPPLYSPSSCQSSTPRGSNRQSEPGSITNRNDLQLDAHSHGTTDCPASPSGGEQLKPYSLMRKSFSRDNILLPFSSPHHTVSTGCGGTGSFLLAAADPAVGKGTGSAGQSLPPAEGVCFPEPRYMKGASDDCDTDLDDLGDTSVFDYSSVTSCSLDGTLEMKNRAAGEGGGDPEDGSSTEEEDEEEEEEEEEDSQVPVLLKPTHGQTKPLQAVLRAGSVCLKGQVSGVPPHPPPGKPSTAHANQPTPGPGVTTGNRLSSTQKPSSQHLPIRAIRTISKESLQQGDSTLLTDGKIPHKTQENPGRLSASRGPSRGTLRSVLGVAFYHAHSSNRRETEAGGTSAWDDSDDEGPCSTV from the exons ATGAAGCCTCAAGAAGCACAGCTGATACGTGAGATCTCTGAG CTGCAGAGTATGGTGTCAGAGCTGAAGGGTGGATTCTCCAGGGCTCTGCTGGAGTTGACCCAGATCCAGAATGGAGACACTCGCCTTCGGGAAGACCTGGACCAGGCCAAGCAGCACTGCAACCAGCAGGCCCTTCACCTCCAGGCCCAGGTGTACTCTCTTAAG gtggagctgcaggaggtgcGGCAGCAGATGCGTCAATTCCATGACAACcagcagaagctgcagcaggGCCTGCAGCTGGCACAGCTGGGCAGGGTCTTGGGGTTGACACAAACGCAGAGAAACAG CCGCGAGCGCCGTGTTGGGGGAGGGACACAGCGTGACAGCGTGGCTCCAGGcaacctcctcctccacggCTACCTGCAGGGCCTCCAGGCTGGGCGATGTCCGAGGACAG AGACTCCTGCTATGTTTCAGGTGTCCCCTGAGCCACCAGGACCTACTTCTTTCTTGATAAACCACTGCAATACTGATCTCCTGCAGGACTCTTCTGTTGAGG ACAGGAGGCAGCAGGTGGCCGTGGACCTGCTACATTCAGAGCAGGAATACCTGTCCACGCTGTACCAGCTACACAACAAGTACAAAGTACTGTCTGCAATGCCAAAGAACCAGGAGTCATG TCAGACATTTCTTGCATGCTTGGAGCAACTGTCACATCACCATCTACTGTTCAGGAATGCCCTGGAGGATCGTCTGTTTGGCAGACGCTGGCAGGGACTTTTGGGAGACATGTTTGCCAAACTCACCTGCCAAAATGAT tgtaCTTTTAGCGACATGTACCTAGGATATCTAAGGAAACTCCCTGAAGTCCTTTCATCTTTTCACCACTCAGATGGGATAATACATAATTTTCAG GGTTGTCtaggggagaaggaggagcttCAGCAGGTCTCTTTCCTCCTGGCGCCTATCTTAAGGATCCACAGCTACCTGAATTGCATGCAG GACCTGCTGCAGTGGACGGGCAGAGAGCACCCTGACCACTACTTGCTCCAGGTGAGCGAGAGGACACTTAGGCACTTCCTGTCCCAGTGTCATGTGATCTTGGAGAAAGATGGCCTGGAGGGTGACAAGAGAGTGGCAGAGTACAG caacacctcctctcctcccttgTATTCTCCTTCCTCCTGTCAGAGCAGCACTCCCAGGGGAAGCAACAGGCAGAGCGAGCCAGGCAGCATCACAAACAG AAATGACCTGCAATTGGACGCACATTCCCATGGTACCACAGACTGCCCGGCCTCACCTTCTGGGGGTGAACAGCTTAAACCGTACAGCTTAATGAGGAAGAGCTTCAGTCGAGACAATATTCTACTTCCCTTCTCCTCTCCGCACCACACTGTCAGCACTGGCTGCGGTGGAACCGGCAGCTTCCTCCTGGCAGCCGCAGACCCGGCTGTGGGAAAGGGAACCGGCAGCGCGGGTCAGAGCCTTCCTCCTGCGGAGGGGGTGTGTTTTCCTGAGCCTCGCTACATGAAGGGGGCCTCAGATGACTGCGACACAGACCTAGACGATCTGGGCGACACCTCCGTTTTCGATTACTCCTCTGTGACGTCGTGCAGTCTGGACGGCACCCTTGAGATGAAGAACCGGGCTGCCGGTGAGGGCGGGGGTGACCCAGAGGATGGCAGCTCCACcgaagaggaagatgaggaagaggaggaggaggaagaggaggacagcCAAGTACCTGTTCTTCTGAAGCCCACACATGGACAGACCAAGCCCCTGCAAGCTGTCCTCAGAgcaggctctgtgtgtctgaaggGGCAGGTGTCTGGAGTgcctcctcaccctcctcccgGTAAGCCCAGTACAGCCCATGCTAACCAACCAACACCTGGGCCAGGGGTCACAACGGGGAACAGGCTCAGCAGCACCCAAAAACCCTCATCACAGCACCTACCCATCAGAGCTATCAGAACAATCTCCAAAGAGTCACTTCAGCAG GGAGATTCTACTCTGCTAACAGATGGAAAAAtaccacacaaaacacaggagaaTCCTGGGAGACTGTCAGCTTCCAGAGGTCCTTCCAGAGGCACTCTGAG ATCTGTGCTGGGGGTGGCTTTCTACCATGCTCACTCTAGCAAccgcagagagacagaggcaggcgGCACAAGTGCGTGGGATGACAGTGACGACGAAGGACcctgcagcactgtgtga
- the sos2 gene encoding son of sevenless homolog 2, translated as MQPQQIYDFSSDENSHKWRGLFVQALRKVQLQVHPQLSAKEDALQHIEELILQLLNMLCVAQPRSVQDVEERVQKTFPHPIDKWAMADAQSAIEKRKRRNPLLLPVDKIHPLLKEVLGYKIDYHVSLYIVAVLEYISADILKLAGNYVGNIRHYEISQQDIKVSMCADKVLMDMFDQDEDIGLVSQCADEPSTSGELTYDDLVRLEIAEERQYLRELDLIIKVFRQAFLSNSKLFTAHDVEVIFSNILDIHELTVKLLGLIEDAVEMTADGSPHPLVGSCFEDLAEEQAFDPYETLSQDILSRQFHEHFNNLMARPAVALHFQSIAEGFKEAVQYVLPQLMMGPVYHCLHYFELLQQLQERSEDQDDRECLKQAITALLNLQCSVERIYSKHLPRRKPGEPMYRLYSRQVRSKQLAIKRMNEIQKSIDGWEGKDIGQCCSEFILEGALVRAGAKHERHNFLFDGLMISCKANQSSRLPGAGSGAEFRLKEKFVLRKVRIADREDTAELRHAFEVLGKDENCAVFSARSAEEKNAWMAALVTLQYRSTLDRMLDTVLQHEEQAQPLRLPSPELYRFAVQDSEENIVFEDRVQCKTGIPIIKAGTVVKLIERLTYHMYADPNFVRTFLTTYRSFCKPQELLSLLIDRIEIPEPEPTEADRQALWNGDQPMAAELQRFRREYVQPVQLRVLNVFRQWVEHHFYDFENDPELRTKLEEYITSINQLRGKSMRKWVESINKIIKRKMQTQANGVSHNITFESPPPPTEWHISRPGQVETFDLMSLHPIEIARQLTLLESELYRAVRPSELVGSVWTKEDKEKNSPNLLRMIRHTTNLTLWFEKCIVEAENLEERVAVLSRIIEILQVFQELNNFNGVLEIVSAINSVPVYRLDHTIEAVPERKRKVLEEAVELSQDHFKKYLAKLKSINPPCVPFFGIYLTNILKTEEGNPDFLKRHGKELINFSKRRKVAEITGEIQQYQNQPYCLKIEPDIKRFFENLNPMGSMSEKEFSDYLFNKSLEIEPRNCKQPPRFPRKTMYPLKSPGIRPVRHASTSGTLKGHPVPLEREPPHKITFRSIAETEPEMAASVPTSPNTPTPPQSASSDLSSVFMEPDLNSSYSSNSIFAPVLLPPSKFHSVSCGSLHQLGEELLKPPPLPPRRKDAFSEAKLSSRSDSPPVVPPRLPPLVPRIQPRVPVYNGPSEGPLPSPPPPPPRDPLPDTPPPVPQRPPEIFINYPLNLQPSPGGRFPWDFGSSPNSPNTPPGTPSPRVPRRCCPLSASQNSLCQLPTPAAAPPIPPRHNSSPQLPKLPPKTYKRELSQPPPQTLPLVNTDSNQ; from the exons GTGCAGCTCCAGGTCCACCCTCAGCTGTCTGCGAAAGAGGATGCCCTTCAGCACATCGAGGAGCTGATCCTGCAGCTGCTCAACATGCTGTGTGTGGCCCAGCCGCGCTCCGTGCAGGACGTCGAG GAGCGCGTACAGAAGACCTTTCCCCATCCTATTGACAAGTGGGCCATGGCTGACGCCCAGTCGGCCATAGAGAAACGCAAGAGGAGGAACCCGCTTCTGCTGCCAGTGGACAAGATACACCCCCTGCTGAAG GAGGTCCTCGGTTACAAGATTGACTACCACGTGTCTCTGTACATCGTGGCCGTACTGGAGTACATATCAGCCGATATCCTCAAGCTGGCAGGGAACTACGTGGGTAACATCCGTCACTACGAGATCAGCCAGCAGGACATCAAGGTCTCCATGTGCGCAGACAAG GTGCTGATGGACATGTTCGACCAGGACGAGGACATCGGTTTGGTGTCTCAGTGCGCAGATGAGCCCTCCACCTCGGGGGAGCTCACCTACGATGACCTGGTGCGCCTGGAGATCGCTGAGGAGAGGCAGTACCTGCGGGAGCTCGACCTCATCATCAAGGTGTTCCGCCAGGCCTTCCTGTCCAACAGCAAGCTCTTCACAGCCCAC GACGTGGAGGTGATCTTCAGCAACATCCTGGACATCCACGAGCTGACGGTGAAGCTGCTGGGGCTGATTGAGGATGCGGTGGAGATGACCGCGGATGGAAGTCCTCACCCGCTGGTGGGCAGCTGCTTCGAGGACCTGGCAGAG GAGCAGGCCTTTGACCCCTATGAGACCCTGTCCCAGGACATCCTCTCCAGGCAGTTCCATGAGCACTTCAACAACCTGATGGCCAGACCAGCTGTGGCACTGCACTTCCAG TCGATTGCCGAGGGCTTCAAGGAGGCTGTCCAATACGTCCTGCCCCAGCTCATGATGGGCCCTGTCTATCACTGCTTGCACTACTTCGAACTGCTTCAG CAACTGCAGGAGCGCAGCGAGGATCAGGATGACCGGGAGTGCCTGAAACAGGCCATCACAGCCCTGCTCAACTTACAGTGTAGCGTGGAGCGCATCTACAGCAAGCACCTACCGCGCCGCAAGCCAGG GGAGCCCATGTACCGCCTGTACAGCCGGCAGGTGCGTAGCAAGCAGCTGGCCATCAAGCGCATGAACGAGATCCAGAAGAGCATCGACGGCTGGGAGGGCAAGGACATCGGCCAGTGCTGCAGCGAGTTCATCCTGGAGGGGGCGCTGGTGCGCGCCGGCGCCAAGCACGAGCGCCACAACTTCCTCTTCGACGGGCTGATGATCAGCTGCAAGGCCAACCAGAGCTCGCGGCTGCCGGGCGCGGGCAGCGGCGCCGAGTTCCGCCTCAAGGAGAAGTTCGTGCTGCGCAAGGTGCGCATCGCCGACCGCGAGGACACGGCCGAGCTGCGGCACGCCTTCGAGGTGCTGGGCAAGGACGAGAACTGCGCCGTCTTCTCCGCCAGGTCGGCTGAGGAGAAGAACGCCTGGATGGCGGCGCTGGTCACGCTGCAGTACCGCTCCACGCTGGACCGCATGCTCGACACGGTGCTGCAGCACGAGGAGCAGGCCCAGCCGCTGCGGCTGCCCTCGCCCGAGCTGTACCGCTTCGCCGTGCAGGACTCCGAGGAGAACATCGTCTTCGAGGACCGGGTCCAGTGCAAGACCGGCATCCCCATCATCAAGGCCGGCACTGTGGTCAAGCTCATCGAGAGGCTCACCTACCACATGTATGCTG ATCCCAACTTTGTACGCACTTTTCTGACCACATACCGGTCCTTCTGTAAGCCACAAGAGCTGCTGAGCCTGCTGATTGACAG GATTGAAATCCCAGAGCCGGAGCCCACCGAGGCAGACCGACAGGCACTGTGGAACGGAGACCAGCCAATGGCAGCGGAGCTCCAGAGATTCCGCCGGGAGTATGTGCAGCCAGTCCAACTCAG GGTGCTGAACGTGTTCCGTCAGTGGGTGGAGCACCACTTCTATGACTTTGAGAACGACCCAGAGCTGCGCACCAAACTGGAGGAGTACATCACCAGTATCAACCAGCTCCGAG GTAAATCAATGAGAAAGTGGGTGGAGTCCATCAACAAGATCATCAAGCGGAAGATGCAGACACAGGCCAACGGGGTCAGCCACAACATCACCTTTGAGAGCCCGCCCCCTCCCACAGAGTGGCACATCAGCCGGCCGGGGCAGGTGGAGACCTTTGACCTCATGTCCCTCCACCCCATTGAGATCGCCCGCCAGCTCACACTGCTCGAGTCTGAGCTCTACAG GGCGGTCAGGCCATCGGAGCTTGTAGGCAGCGTCTGGACCAAAGAAGACAAGGAGAAGAACTCCCCGAACCTGCTCCGCATGATCCGGCACACCACCAACCTCACGCTGTGGTTTGAGAA GTGCATCGTGGAGGCCGAGAACCTGGAGGAGCGAGTGGCCGTGCTGTCCCGCATAATCGAGATCTTGCAGGTGTTTCAGGAGCTCAACAACTTCAACGGCGTGCTGGAGATCGTCAGCGCCATCAACTCTGTGCCGGTGTACAGGCTCGATCACACCATCGAG gctgtcccAGAGCGGAAGAGGAAGGTCCTGGAGGAAGCCGTGGAGCTCAGCCAGGACCACTTCAAGAAATATTTAGCGAAGCTCAAGTCCATAAACCCACCTTGTGTGCCTTTCTTTG GTATTTATCTCACTAACATCCTGAAGACCGAGGAGGGGAACCCCGACTTCCTCAAGCGCCACGGCAAGGAGCTCATCAACTTCAGTAAGCGCAGGAAAGTGGCAGAGATCACAGGAGAGATCCAGCAATACCAGAACCAGCCCTACTGCCTGAAGATCGAGCCCGACATTAAG AGGTTCTTCGAGAATTTGAACCCCATGGGAAGCATGAGCGAGAAGGAGTTCTCCGACTACCTGTTCAACAAGTCCCTGGAGATCGAGCCCCGCAACTGCAAGCAGCCCCCAAGATTC CCCCGGAAGACCATGTACCCCTTGAAGTCCCCGGGGATCCGGCCGGTGCGGCACGCCTCTACCTCAGGCACCCTGAAGGGCCACCCTGTCCCCCTGGAGAGGGAGCCCCCACACAAGATCACCTTCCGCAGCATCGCCGAGACGGAGCCGGAGATGGCCGCCTCCGTGCCCACCTCCCCCAACACGCCCACGCCGCCCCAGTCGGCCTCCTCCGACCTCAGCTCTGTCTTCATGGAGCCGGACCTCAACAGCTCCTACA GTAGCAACAGTATATTCGCTCCAGTTCTGCTGCCACCTTCAA AGTTCCACTCCGTCTCCTGTGGGAGTCTGCACCAGCTCGGGGAAGAGCTGCTcaagccccctcccctccccccacgcaGGAAGGACGCCTTCTCTGAAGCCAAG ctGAGCTCCAGGTCTGACAGTCCTCCAGTGGTCCCCCCCCGGCTTCCCCCGCTGGTGCCCAGGATCCAGCCCAGAGTGCCAGTCTACAACGGCCCGAGCGAGGGTCCTCTCCCCAGCccgccgcccccaccccctcgggACCCCTTGCCCGACACCCCGCCCCCAGTGCCCCAGCGCCCCCCGGAGATTTTCATAAACTACCCCCTGAATCTGCAGCCTTCACCCGGGGGGCGTTTCCCGTGGGATTTCGGGAGCTCGCCCAACTCGCCCAACACCCCGCCGGGGACGCCGTCCCCCAGGGTGCCCCGTCGCTGCTGCCCGCTCAGCGCCAGCCAGAACAGCCTCTGCCAGCTCCCGACACCCGCAGCCGCGCCCCCCATCCCACCCCGCCACAACTCCAGCCCCCAGCTCCCCAAACTCCCACCAAAGACCTACAAGAGGGAGCTGTCACAACCTCCGCCACAAACCCTGCCATTGGTCAACACGGACAGTAACCAGTGA